From Amycolatopsis sp. YIM 10, the proteins below share one genomic window:
- a CDS encoding serine hydrolase yields MTVNRRHMLGLGGAAAAGVVLGSASPASAEEEIVATDAASANRKIARVYARETYRAQGTWSSYIGVAGASAPAVEDRADEVVEAYSVNKIAVATAVLDKVDRGLLTLDQRVDVTAGIVIKDTDGIFGLDGAYPSSVTLGHAMAALLTLSDNTAVRLCGLVCPAAELNEILRAKGFVHTQVVPVANPNRFFLGTTTPRETYDLLQKLVGGTLLSPASTEYLLNVLRSLSSFTDGIRLNLSSDERLRVATKAGWFNDGRNEAGIVFDTEGKPMITYSLFASGPFTGDAAANDTNFGATHPALRARQAIGRTLVDSVGRFSAPAALTFKARAYRPSNGG; encoded by the coding sequence ATGACCGTGAATCGCAGGCACATGCTCGGCTTGGGCGGCGCGGCCGCCGCCGGTGTGGTGCTCGGCTCCGCCTCCCCCGCTTCCGCCGAAGAAGAGATCGTCGCCACCGACGCCGCTTCGGCCAATCGCAAGATCGCGCGGGTCTACGCCCGCGAAACGTACCGCGCACAGGGCACCTGGTCGTCCTACATCGGCGTGGCCGGTGCGTCGGCCCCCGCCGTCGAGGACCGCGCCGACGAGGTCGTCGAGGCCTACAGCGTGAACAAGATCGCGGTGGCCACCGCGGTGCTGGACAAGGTCGACCGCGGCCTGCTCACGCTGGACCAGCGCGTTGACGTCACCGCCGGCATCGTCATCAAGGACACCGACGGCATCTTCGGCCTCGACGGCGCCTACCCCAGTTCGGTGACGCTCGGGCACGCGATGGCCGCGCTGCTCACCCTGTCGGACAACACCGCGGTCCGCCTGTGCGGACTGGTCTGCCCGGCCGCCGAACTCAACGAGATCCTGCGCGCCAAGGGTTTTGTGCACACCCAGGTGGTGCCGGTGGCCAACCCGAACCGGTTCTTCCTCGGCACCACGACCCCGCGTGAAACCTACGACCTGCTGCAGAAGCTGGTCGGCGGCACGCTGCTGTCCCCGGCTTCGACCGAGTACCTGCTCAACGTGCTGCGCTCGCTCAGCTCGTTCACCGACGGCATCCGGCTGAACCTCAGCTCCGACGAGCGGCTGCGCGTGGCGACCAAGGCGGGCTGGTTCAACGACGGCCGCAACGAGGCCGGGATCGTCTTCGACACCGAAGGCAAGCCGATGATCACCTACTCGCTGTTCGCCTCGGGCCCGTTCACCGGCGACGCGGCGGCCAACGACACCAACTTCGGTGCCACCCACCCGGCGCTGCGCGCGCGGCAGGCGATCGGGCGGACGCTGGTCGATTCGGTGGGAAGGTTCTCGGCGCCGGCCGCGTTGACGTTCAAGGCCAGGGCTTACCGGCCGTCGAACGGCGGCTGA
- a CDS encoding calcium:proton antiporter, producing MATRSPVLSWTTVVPVLAALVLAVTWGRDLNTLFVILVAIVLAATVLAAVHHAEVVAHRVGEPFGSLVLAVAVTVIEVALIVTLMVSGGPESASLARDTVFAAVMITCNGIVGIALMAGAIRHSFTHFNAEGTGAALATVATLATLSLVLPTFTTSQAGPEFSSAQLVFAALASLALYGMFVFTQTVRHRDFFLPVETESGSTDADGDGHADPPSGKAALLSLGLLLVALVAVVGLAKVESPAIEAGVKAVGFPPSFVGVVIALLVLAPETLAALRAALRERVQISLNLAYGSAMASIGLTIPAIAVATIWLDGPLMLGLGATQMVLFGLTMVVSVLTVVPGRATRLQGGVHLVLLAAFLFLAVNP from the coding sequence ATGGCCACTCGATCCCCGGTGTTGTCCTGGACGACCGTGGTCCCGGTGCTCGCGGCCCTCGTGCTGGCCGTGACCTGGGGCCGGGACCTCAACACGCTCTTTGTCATCCTGGTCGCGATCGTGCTGGCGGCCACCGTGCTGGCCGCGGTGCACCACGCCGAGGTGGTGGCGCACCGCGTCGGTGAACCCTTCGGTTCGCTGGTGCTCGCGGTGGCGGTGACCGTCATCGAGGTGGCGCTGATCGTCACGCTGATGGTCTCAGGTGGACCGGAGTCCGCGTCGCTGGCCAGGGACACCGTGTTCGCCGCGGTGATGATCACCTGCAACGGCATCGTCGGCATCGCGCTGATGGCGGGCGCGATCCGGCACAGCTTCACCCACTTCAACGCCGAGGGCACCGGCGCCGCACTGGCCACTGTGGCCACCCTGGCCACGCTGAGCCTGGTGCTGCCGACGTTCACCACCAGCCAGGCCGGACCGGAGTTCTCCAGCGCGCAGCTGGTTTTCGCGGCGCTGGCCTCGCTGGCGCTGTACGGCATGTTCGTGTTCACCCAGACCGTCCGGCACCGCGACTTCTTCCTGCCGGTGGAGACCGAGAGCGGGTCCACCGACGCCGACGGCGACGGGCACGCCGACCCGCCCAGCGGCAAGGCCGCGCTGCTCAGCCTCGGCCTGCTGCTGGTCGCGCTGGTCGCGGTGGTCGGACTGGCCAAAGTGGAGTCACCGGCGATCGAGGCCGGGGTCAAGGCGGTCGGCTTCCCGCCGAGCTTCGTCGGCGTGGTGATCGCGCTGTTGGTGCTGGCGCCGGAAACGCTCGCCGCGCTGCGGGCCGCGTTGCGCGAACGCGTCCAGATCAGCCTCAACCTGGCCTACGGTTCGGCGATGGCCAGCATCGGCCTGACCATTCCGGCGATCGCGGTGGCCACCATCTGGCTGGACGGCCCGCTCATGCTCGGCCTCGGCGCCACGCAGATGGTCCTGTTCGGACTGACCATGGTGGTCAGCGTGCTCACCGTGGTCCCTGGCCGCGCCACCCGCCTGCAGGGCGGCGTGCACCTGGTGCTGCTGGCGGCCTTCCTGTTCCTGGCGGTCAATCCCTAG
- a CDS encoding long-chain-fatty-acid--CoA ligase has protein sequence MSVFTTVQRWADEEPGRIALRFGEQTWTWAELVSRARRNAGAQLAAGLRPGDRVAFLDKNHPACLETTLACALAGTANAVVNFRLAPDELVYVINDSTARVLFVGAELRGVVDGIRDRLETVERVVPVEDYEDFLATATEFIEEHEPSPDDCFLQLYTSGTTGHPKGVQLTHRSMLAHADAATDAFHFERDSVNLVAMPLFHVGGTSWALAGLGVGCETIVVREVVPDRILAQLGRDNVTHAFFVPAVFGFFLQVPGVESYDYSSLRCLGYGGSPMPEPLLRRSMAAFGVDFYQVYGMTEASGVFCVLDPEDHRAGERLTAAGKPVRGVEVRVVDPTTGEPVPDGVVGEFRIRGEQVMAGYWRRPEETAATLEDGWLRTGDAGRRDEAGYLFVEDRVKDMIISGGENVYPAEVERVLSEHPAVAEVAVIGVPDEKWGETVKAVVVPSGDLDEAALLDYCAGKLAGYKRPTTVDLVEALPRNATGKVLKRDLRAPYWADRDRAI, from the coding sequence ATGAGCGTCTTCACCACGGTCCAGCGCTGGGCCGACGAGGAGCCCGGCCGGATCGCTCTGCGGTTCGGCGAGCAGACGTGGACCTGGGCCGAGCTGGTGAGCCGGGCCCGCCGCAACGCCGGTGCCCAGCTCGCGGCCGGGTTGCGCCCCGGTGATCGTGTCGCCTTCCTGGACAAGAACCATCCCGCCTGCCTGGAGACCACGCTGGCCTGCGCGCTGGCGGGCACGGCCAACGCGGTGGTCAACTTCCGGCTGGCTCCCGACGAACTGGTCTACGTGATCAACGACTCGACCGCGCGCGTGCTGTTCGTCGGCGCGGAGCTGCGCGGGGTGGTCGACGGGATCCGGGACCGGCTGGAGACCGTCGAGCGGGTGGTGCCCGTCGAGGACTATGAGGATTTCCTCGCCACCGCAACGGAATTCATCGAGGAGCACGAGCCGTCGCCGGACGACTGCTTCCTCCAGCTCTACACCTCCGGCACCACCGGCCATCCCAAGGGCGTTCAGCTCACCCACCGCTCGATGCTGGCCCACGCCGACGCGGCGACCGATGCCTTCCACTTCGAGCGCGACTCGGTGAACCTGGTGGCCATGCCGCTGTTCCACGTCGGCGGCACCAGCTGGGCGCTCGCCGGACTGGGCGTAGGCTGCGAAACGATCGTCGTGCGCGAGGTGGTACCGGACCGGATCCTCGCGCAGCTCGGCCGGGACAACGTGACGCACGCGTTCTTCGTGCCCGCGGTGTTCGGCTTCTTCCTCCAGGTGCCCGGGGTCGAGAGTTACGACTACTCGAGCCTGCGGTGCCTCGGCTACGGCGGCTCGCCGATGCCGGAACCGTTGCTGCGACGGTCGATGGCCGCGTTCGGCGTGGACTTCTACCAGGTGTACGGCATGACCGAGGCGTCCGGCGTGTTCTGCGTGCTCGACCCGGAGGACCACCGCGCGGGCGAGCGGCTCACCGCGGCGGGCAAGCCGGTGCGCGGGGTGGAGGTGCGGGTGGTCGATCCGACGACCGGCGAGCCGGTGCCGGACGGTGTGGTCGGCGAGTTCCGGATCCGTGGTGAGCAGGTGATGGCCGGGTACTGGCGCCGACCGGAGGAAACGGCCGCGACGCTGGAGGACGGCTGGCTGCGCACCGGTGACGCCGGGCGCCGTGACGAAGCCGGTTACCTCTTCGTCGAGGACCGCGTGAAGGACATGATCATCTCCGGCGGCGAGAACGTGTACCCGGCCGAGGTGGAGCGCGTGCTCAGCGAGCACCCGGCGGTCGCCGAGGTCGCGGTGATCGGTGTGCCGGACGAGAAGTGGGGCGAGACGGTGAAGGCGGTCGTGGTGCCGTCCGGCGATCTCGACGAGGCGGCACTGCTCGACTACTGCGCCGGCAAGCTGGCCGGGTACAAGCGACCGACCACTGTGGACCTGGTGGAGGCGCTGCCGCGCAACGCCACCGGCAAGGTCCTCAAGCGCGACCTGCGTGCCCCCTACTGGGCGGACCGGGACCGCGCTATCTAG